In Poseidonibacter antarcticus, a single genomic region encodes these proteins:
- a CDS encoding DODA-type extradiol aromatic ring-opening family dioxygenase, translating into MLPSIYISHGSPALCLSKYKSATFLKELPELFERPKYIIIISAHWITKELRILTNPNPNIIYDFYGFPKKLYDKKYPIKNNLGKVNEIVKKFNKRNISILKDDKHEGYDHGIWAPLSLMYPEANIAVIQISLPIYYSAKELINIGEVLQEFRNEALVIGSGTLTHNLRASLREVDAPVEIYAKKFRDWIVSKVEEGDTASLSNYLVNAPEVYNNHPTLEHLLPFFITLGSSKSRKAKVLNNEFMYGNQAMDCILFND; encoded by the coding sequence ATGTTACCCTCAATATATATATCTCATGGCTCACCAGCTCTTTGTCTTAGTAAATATAAATCAGCAACTTTTTTGAAAGAGCTACCAGAATTATTTGAAAGACCAAAATACATAATTATAATTTCAGCACATTGGATAACAAAAGAATTAAGAATTTTAACCAATCCAAATCCAAATATAATTTATGATTTTTATGGTTTCCCAAAAAAATTGTATGATAAAAAGTATCCTATTAAAAATAATTTAGGAAAAGTTAATGAGATTGTAAAAAAGTTTAATAAAAGAAATATTTCAATATTAAAAGATGATAAACATGAAGGATATGATCATGGTATTTGGGCTCCATTATCTTTAATGTATCCAGAGGCAAACATCGCTGTTATACAAATTTCATTACCAATTTACTATAGTGCAAAAGAATTAATAAATATTGGAGAGGTATTACAGGAATTCAGAAATGAAGCATTAGTAATTGGTAGTGGGACTCTTACTCATAATTTAAGAGCTTCTCTACGTGAAGTAGATGCTCCAGTTGAAATTTATGCTAAAAAATTTAGAGATTGGATTGTTTCAAAAGTTGAAGAAGGCGATACTGCTTCACTCTCAAACTACTTAGTAAATGCACCAGAAGTTTATAATAATCATCCTACTTTAGAACATTTATTACCTTTTTTTATAACTTTAGGTTCCTCAAAAAGTAGAAAAGCTAAAGTATTAAATAATGAATTTATGTATGGAAATCAAGCTATGGATTGTATTCTTTTTAACGATTAA
- a CDS encoding NADH:ubiquinone reductase (Na(+)-transporting) subunit F codes for MSCKLEIEPTGDIVDVQEGQSLLDAALRQGVYLPHACNHGLCGTCKVEVLEGEVDLGDASNFALMESEREDGYCLACTATIIEDVVIEADIDVDVDARTIPVKDVMGTVIKREMLTPRILGLWIELDEELDFQAGQYINYHVPGFKEPRAFSLANQPSTGKIIELNIGIIPDGEATPWIHNNVKVGDRRKITGPFGRFFVKKSAQKPMIFFAGGSGLSSPKSMILDELENGCTLPITLFHGARNEEELYYADLFKDLETKYKNFKYVPVLSNNKNEKWAGEIGFTNDVAKKLYDNQFAGNKAYLCGPPMMSDACITALMQGRLFEKDIHTEKFFSKADLHEDNIRSPLFKSI; via the coding sequence ATGAGTTGTAAATTAGAAATTGAACCAACAGGTGATATTGTAGATGTTCAAGAAGGGCAAAGCCTTCTTGATGCTGCATTACGTCAAGGAGTTTACCTTCCTCATGCTTGTAATCATGGACTTTGTGGCACTTGTAAAGTTGAAGTTTTAGAAGGTGAAGTTGATTTAGGTGATGCCTCAAATTTTGCGTTAATGGAAAGCGAGAGAGAGGATGGATATTGTTTAGCTTGTACAGCAACAATAATTGAAGACGTTGTTATTGAAGCTGATATTGATGTCGATGTTGATGCAAGAACAATACCTGTAAAAGATGTTATGGGGACAGTTATAAAAAGAGAAATGTTAACACCTAGAATACTTGGACTTTGGATAGAACTTGATGAAGAATTAGATTTTCAAGCTGGACAATATATTAACTATCATGTTCCTGGTTTTAAAGAACCACGAGCATTTTCATTGGCAAACCAACCAAGTACAGGAAAAATTATTGAATTAAATATTGGTATTATTCCAGATGGTGAAGCAACACCATGGATTCATAATAATGTAAAAGTTGGAGATAGAAGAAAAATAACAGGTCCTTTTGGAAGATTCTTTGTAAAAAAGAGTGCTCAAAAACCAATGATATTCTTTGCTGGAGGTTCAGGACTTTCAAGCCCAAAATCTATGATTTTAGATGAATTAGAGAATGGATGTACTTTACCAATCACATTATTTCATGGGGCAAGAAATGAAGAAGAACTTTATTATGCTGATTTATTTAAAGATTTAGAAACAAAATATAAAAACTTCAAGTATGTTCCTGTTTTATCTAATAATAAAAATGAAAAATGGGCAGGAGAAATCGGCTTTACAAATGATGTTGCAAAAAAATTATATGATAATCAATTTGCAGGTAATAAAGCATATCTTTGTGGACCACCAATGATGAGTGACGCTTGTATTACAGCACTTATGCAAGGTAGATTATTTGAAAAAGATATTCATACAGAGAAATTTTTTTCAAAGGCAGATTTGCATGAAGATAATATACGAAGTCCACTTTTTAAGTCAATATAA
- a CDS encoding phenol hydroxylase subunit P4 translates to MAIQSIGEYPNIMKDSLDKFHGNQLVYIYWYGHRVVCSPRAFPFPPDMLFGALISDIIPLTYKIEPDFADLDFDKTEVIWEIDGKVVNPDFSKSLKENGVGHKSFITFTTPSLTGRVGA, encoded by the coding sequence ATGGCAATTCAATCAATTGGAGAATATCCAAATATAATGAAAGATAGTTTAGATAAATTTCATGGAAATCAGTTAGTTTACATATATTGGTATGGGCATAGAGTTGTTTGCTCTCCCAGAGCATTTCCTTTTCCACCAGATATGCTTTTTGGGGCCTTAATATCAGATATTATTCCTTTAACTTATAAAATAGAACCTGATTTTGCTGACTTAGATTTTGATAAAACAGAAGTGATTTGGGAAATTGATGGAAAAGTTGTGAACCCTGACTTTTCTAAAAGTTTAAAAGAAAATGGTGTTGGACATAAGTCCTTTATAACATTTACAACACCTTCATTAACGGGAAGAGTAGGAGCATAA
- a CDS encoding YHS domain-containing protein codes for MSANQRKKRLNKKESYKYMTRLGWDPTYQKEEDVFPYLEMEGIKIHDWEDWEDPFRMTMDSYWKLQAEKDKKLYSIIDAFAQNNGQKNISDGRYVNALKLFITGITPLEYKVVQGFSHAARAFKGEGASIACQMQAIDELRHFQTQVHTMSHYNKYFDGFHDYSTAHDRVWYLSVPKSFGDDASTAGPFEYLTAISFSFEFVLTSLLFVPFMSGAAYNGDMATVTFGFSAQSDEARHMTLGLSAIKFMLEQDAGNVPIVQKWMDKWLWRGYRLLGLVSMMMDYMLPNSPTSWGESVELYIEQNCMALYKDLEKYGIKVPQEFIDTIVAEKGHLSHQVWNIFYNHTNASAFHTWMPDETKMNWLSEKYPDTFDKYYRPMFERYIELEKKGERFYSEVLPLVCQTCQIPLGFTDIEGGHPEVYTHETSEYKGQKFHTCSKGCKHIFEEQPEKYIQAWLPPHQIFQGNCGGATIPEVLKWYKLEDGVDNMDYVGSPDETMWNKLKNK; via the coding sequence ATGAGTGCAAACCAAAGAAAAAAGAGATTAAATAAAAAAGAATCATATAAATATATGACTAGACTTGGATGGGATCCAACATATCAAAAAGAAGAAGATGTCTTCCCATATTTAGAAATGGAAGGTATTAAAATTCATGATTGGGAAGATTGGGAAGATCCATTTAGAATGACTATGGATTCATACTGGAAATTACAAGCAGAAAAAGATAAAAAACTTTATTCGATTATTGATGCTTTCGCACAAAATAATGGACAAAAAAATATTTCTGATGGAAGATATGTTAATGCACTAAAGTTATTTATAACTGGTATTACTCCATTGGAGTATAAGGTTGTTCAAGGATTCTCTCATGCCGCAAGAGCATTTAAAGGAGAGGGTGCTTCAATTGCTTGTCAAATGCAGGCCATAGATGAATTAAGACACTTCCAAACTCAAGTTCATACAATGAGTCATTATAATAAATATTTTGATGGATTTCATGATTATAGTACTGCACATGATAGAGTTTGGTATTTATCAGTTCCTAAGTCATTTGGTGATGATGCAAGTACAGCAGGACCTTTTGAATATTTAACTGCTATTTCATTTTCTTTTGAATTTGTACTTACAAGTTTATTATTTGTACCATTTATGAGTGGAGCTGCTTATAATGGCGATATGGCTACTGTAACATTTGGGTTCTCTGCACAAAGTGATGAAGCTAGACATATGACATTAGGTCTTTCTGCTATTAAATTTATGTTAGAACAAGATGCTGGTAATGTACCAATTGTTCAAAAATGGATGGATAAATGGTTATGGAGAGGATATCGATTATTAGGTTTAGTATCTATGATGATGGATTATATGTTACCAAATTCTCCAACTTCATGGGGCGAATCAGTTGAATTATATATTGAACAAAACTGTATGGCTTTATACAAAGATTTAGAGAAATATGGAATTAAAGTTCCACAAGAATTTATTGATACAATTGTTGCAGAAAAAGGACACTTATCTCATCAAGTATGGAATATTTTTTATAATCATACTAATGCATCTGCATTCCATACATGGATGCCAGATGAAACTAAAATGAACTGGTTAAGTGAAAAATATCCTGATACATTTGATAAATATTATAGACCAATGTTTGAAAGATATATTGAATTAGAAAAAAAAGGTGAAAGATTTTATTCTGAAGTATTACCTTTAGTATGTCAGACTTGTCAAATTCCTTTAGGATTTACGGATATTGAGGGTGGACATCCAGAAGTTTATACTCATGAAACAAGTGAATATAAGGGACAAAAATTCCATACTTGTTCTAAAGGGTGTAAACATATATTTGAAGAGCAACCTGAAAAATATATTCAAGCATGGTTACCTCCTCATCAAATTTTCCAAGGAAATTGTGGCGGTGCTACAATCCCAGAAGTATTAAAATGGTACAAGCTTGAAGATGGGGTAGATAATATGGATTATGTAGGTTCACCTGATGAAACTATGTGGAATAAATTAAAAAATAAATAA
- a CDS encoding MmoB/DmpM family protein, with product MSESIALLNIQATEDGRAIAEAIREDNEGVVITNKPAMIQIERPERITVKASTVSEVLGRDWDPEELQLVLISIGGQIDETDDEFIIYWNN from the coding sequence ATGTCAGAAAGCATAGCGTTATTAAATATTCAAGCTACAGAAGATGGAAGAGCAATTGCAGAAGCAATTAGAGAAGATAATGAGGGGGTAGTAATTACAAATAAACCCGCAATGATACAAATTGAAAGACCTGAACGTATTACAGTAAAAGCTTCAACTGTATCAGAAGTATTAGGAAGAGATTGGGATCCTGAAGAACTACAATTAGTTCTTATATCTATAGGTGGTCAGATTGATGAAACAGATGATGAATTTATAATTTATTGGAATAATTAA
- a CDS encoding phenol hydroxylase, translated as MELNIASVEIEPKRHTFNHVAKRLGEDRPASRYEEAMYDAQPTENFHYRPQWEPEFEIYDKNRTEIKMNDWYDLLDPRKFHYMSYVSTRATQNAANDQSLEFIDKRGLVNFIKKENLQKVFDFLTPLRHYEYGGNMNNLTIVDRVYGTAMASACLFHAEDRLGMAQHITKIILLLGNNDVKKLDEGKDAWLNDPKWQALRKAVEDSLVVKDPIRLFVKQNIVFDGFVIPLMINEFSKYMAEHEEMVLPMLSEFITSWYEETAKWLNNIIKIMALESTENKELLTQWVKEDIEIMENSMKTLVSFSDNSEELINSSKTELVERLNNSGLNL; from the coding sequence ATGGAATTAAATATAGCAAGTGTTGAAATTGAACCAAAGAGACATACTTTTAATCATGTCGCTAAAAGGTTAGGAGAAGATAGACCAGCTTCAAGATATGAAGAAGCTATGTATGATGCACAACCAACAGAGAATTTTCATTATAGACCACAATGGGAACCAGAGTTTGAGATTTATGATAAAAATAGAACTGAAATAAAAATGAATGATTGGTATGATTTATTGGATCCAAGAAAATTTCATTATATGTCTTATGTGTCGACTCGAGCTACACAAAATGCAGCTAATGATCAAAGTCTTGAATTTATTGATAAACGAGGTTTAGTTAATTTTATAAAAAAAGAAAATTTACAAAAAGTATTTGATTTTTTAACACCCCTTAGACATTATGAATATGGTGGGAATATGAATAATCTAACGATTGTTGATAGAGTTTATGGTACAGCAATGGCTTCGGCTTGTTTATTTCATGCTGAAGATAGATTAGGGATGGCTCAACATATAACTAAAATCATTTTACTATTAGGAAATAATGATGTTAAAAAATTAGATGAAGGTAAAGATGCTTGGTTAAACGATCCTAAATGGCAAGCATTAAGAAAAGCTGTTGAAGATTCTCTAGTTGTAAAAGATCCAATTAGATTATTTGTAAAACAAAATATTGTTTTCGATGGTTTTGTAATCCCTTTAATGATCAATGAATTTTCAAAATATATGGCTGAACATGAAGAAATGGTACTTCCAATGTTGAGTGAGTTTATTACATCATGGTATGAAGAAACAGCTAAATGGCTGAATAATATTATAAAAATAATGGCTCTTGAATCTACTGAAAATAAGGAACTATTAACACAATGGGTAAAAGAAGATATTGAGATTATGGAGAATTCAATGAAAACATTGGTTTCATTTTCTGATAATTCAGAAGAATTAATTAATTCTTCTAAAACAGAATTAGTTGAAAGATTGAATAATTCTGGATTGAATTTATAA
- a CDS encoding phenol hydroxylase subunit, with protein MHELMPDQKKFVQIIELRNDGFVEFNFAVGEAVMNVELLLPYKAFIEFCQNNRVSFFTKEQEDEILIDDKNWKYGLN; from the coding sequence ATGCATGAATTAATGCCAGACCAAAAAAAATTTGTACAAATCATAGAATTAAGAAATGATGGATTTGTAGAATTTAATTTTGCAGTAGGTGAAGCGGTAATGAATGTTGAATTACTTTTACCATACAAAGCTTTTATTGAATTTTGTCAAAATAATAGAGTATCTTTTTTTACTAAAGAACAAGAAGATGAGATATTAATAGATGACAAAAATTGGAAATACGGATTAAATTAA
- a CDS encoding sensor histidine kinase: MIELLKNFKNKILNKNKLAKRFSLTYVIIGVLGAVFLDKLIRIFFEYNSFSQQGPLTFGILFVISTATILYLMINHMQKVIKRIETSYKELKRKDKDRLLPYEFALDNSVDAIYWFTLDSKFVYVNNAACTMLGYTKEEMLNMYLEDMDPTFNRNTAQNTMLQIKNCKNWSIETMQRKKDGNIINIEVSGHGFRHGGEVFICAFGRDITPRIAYRKKITDMNQKLQKSVDEKEILLKEIHHRVKNNMEIISSLLTMQYRRVHDEEIKYILKQSRSRINTMALVHEFLYLGENLAYINIEDYIERLIEDIRELYISNNTYLEVDLNIDKLIFSTNRCIQVGMVLHELCVNSLKYAFNKNRDNLLCIHIKKSTEMIHLKIRDNGKGLDDMHSLYKTDSIGMQLIHSIVEDQLDGEIKFKNNNGLECNIFFPLKEEE, from the coding sequence ATGATTGAATTATTAAAAAACTTTAAAAATAAAATACTTAATAAAAATAAATTAGCAAAAAGATTCTCTTTGACTTATGTAATAATTGGAGTCTTAGGAGCAGTATTTCTTGATAAACTAATTAGAATTTTTTTTGAATATAATAGTTTTTCACAGCAAGGACCTTTAACTTTTGGTATTTTATTTGTTATATCAACAGCTACAATTCTTTATTTAATGATTAATCATATGCAAAAAGTAATCAAAAGAATAGAAACCTCATACAAAGAGTTAAAAAGAAAAGATAAGGATAGATTACTTCCTTATGAGTTTGCACTAGATAACTCAGTTGATGCAATTTATTGGTTTACTTTAGATAGTAAATTTGTATATGTAAATAACGCAGCTTGTACTATGCTTGGTTATACGAAAGAAGAAATGCTTAATATGTATTTAGAAGATATGGATCCAACTTTTAATAGAAATACAGCCCAAAATACAATGCTGCAAATAAAGAATTGTAAAAACTGGTCAATAGAAACAATGCAGAGAAAAAAAGATGGGAATATCATTAATATAGAGGTTTCAGGACATGGATTTAGGCATGGAGGAGAAGTTTTTATTTGTGCCTTTGGAAGAGATATTACACCTAGAATTGCATATAGAAAAAAAATTACTGATATGAACCAAAAGTTACAGAAATCAGTAGATGAAAAAGAAATTCTTCTTAAAGAAATTCATCATAGAGTTAAAAATAATATGGAAATCATTTCATCTTTATTAACAATGCAATATAGAAGAGTACACGATGAAGAAATAAAATATATTTTAAAACAAAGTCGTAGTAGAATCAACACTATGGCATTAGTTCATGAATTTTTATACCTAGGAGAAAATTTAGCTTATATAAATATTGAAGATTATATAGAAAGACTAATTGAAGATATAAGAGAACTTTATATTTCAAACAATACTTATCTAGAAGTAGATTTAAATATAGATAAACTTATATTTTCTACAAATAGATGTATTCAAGTGGGAATGGTATTACATGAACTTTGTGTAAATTCACTAAAATATGCATTTAATAAAAATAGAGATAATCTACTTTGTATTCATATAAAAAAATCTACTGAAATGATTCATCTTAAAATTAGAGACAATGGAAAAGGCCTAGATGATATGCACTCATTATATAAAACTGATTCTATTGGAATGCAACTAATTCACTCCATTGTAGAAGACCAATTAGATGGGGAAATAAAATTTAAAAATAATAACGGATTAGAGTGTAATATCTTTTTTCCATTAAAGGAAGAAGAATGA
- a CDS encoding response regulator transcription factor: MNKTKILIVEDESIIAMNLKETLLELGYESCGIAPNRCKTIKILERGVLPDLILMDIYLKGPTTGIEIAKELKVILPHVPVVFLTANSEVATIKKASETLAYGYILKPYKKSHLHATIEVALEKSKNDNKKSNELNAIENINKTLTHQLEITREQKSRTVKLKYGYLFDKEKEILYYGDLPIKLTKKESQIIKILCNSAGFYVSQEQLEYAIWQDEPAGYAAFRSILFRLRNKLHKDLITTQSNTGYKIEII, encoded by the coding sequence ATGAATAAAACAAAAATTTTAATAGTTGAAGATGAATCTATAATTGCAATGAACTTAAAAGAGACATTATTAGAATTGGGATATGAATCTTGTGGAATAGCTCCTAATAGATGTAAGACAATAAAGATTCTTGAAAGAGGTGTTTTACCAGATTTAATATTAATGGATATTTATTTAAAAGGTCCCACAACAGGAATTGAGATAGCAAAAGAATTAAAAGTTATACTCCCTCATGTCCCTGTAGTATTTCTTACTGCAAATTCAGAGGTGGCTACAATAAAAAAAGCTTCAGAAACATTAGCTTATGGTTATATACTAAAACCTTATAAAAAAAGTCATTTACATGCAACAATAGAAGTTGCCCTAGAAAAATCAAAAAATGACAATAAAAAAAGTAATGAATTAAATGCAATTGAAAATATTAATAAAACTCTTACTCATCAATTAGAAATCACTAGAGAACAAAAATCAAGAACAGTCAAATTAAAGTATGGTTATCTATTTGATAAAGAAAAAGAAATTTTGTATTATGGAGATTTACCTATAAAACTAACAAAAAAAGAATCACAAATTATAAAAATACTTTGTAATAGTGCTGGGTTTTATGTATCTCAAGAACAATTAGAATATGCAATCTGGCAAGATGAACCAGCTGGATATGCAGCATTTAGATCAATTCTTTTTAGACTAAGAAATAAGTTACATAAAGATCTAATTACAACTCAAAGTAATACAGGTTATAAAATAGAGATTATTTAA
- a CDS encoding SDR family NAD(P)-dependent oxidoreductase, whose translation MDLKIENKIALVTGATQGIGFATAKKLCEEKANVIINGRNKEKLDNAINKIKKDVPNAKIASIVADLKDNEGCNYLISKIPHIDILINNLGMFEAKSFEEITEEEWLQMFNVNVMSGVRLSQHYLSKMLEQNWGRIIFVSSESALNIPKEMIHYGMTKTAQVSIAHGIAQLTQGTNVTSNSIIVGPSKSEGVMKFLDEIGKEENKTFKELEKEFFEIHRPTSLTKRFAEVEETANMIVYAASSLSSTTNGAMLRADGGIINSAFN comes from the coding sequence ATGGACTTGAAAATAGAAAATAAAATAGCATTAGTTACAGGAGCAACACAAGGTATAGGATTTGCAACTGCTAAAAAACTTTGTGAAGAAAAAGCGAATGTAATAATCAATGGAAGAAATAAAGAAAAGTTAGATAATGCGATAAATAAAATTAAAAAAGATGTCCCCAATGCAAAAATCGCTAGTATTGTAGCTGATTTAAAAGATAATGAAGGTTGTAATTATTTAATATCTAAAATTCCACATATTGATATTTTAATTAATAATTTAGGAATGTTCGAAGCAAAAAGTTTTGAAGAGATCACAGAAGAAGAATGGCTTCAAATGTTTAACGTAAATGTAATGAGTGGAGTTAGACTTTCTCAACATTATTTATCAAAAATGCTTGAACAAAACTGGGGAAGAATCATTTTTGTTTCAAGTGAATCTGCACTTAATATTCCAAAAGAAATGATTCATTATGGTATGACTAAGACTGCTCAAGTGTCTATAGCTCATGGGATAGCTCAACTTACTCAAGGAACAAATGTAACTTCAAATTCTATTATAGTTGGACCTTCAAAATCTGAAGGAGTAATGAAATTTTTGGATGAAATAGGAAAAGAAGAAAATAAAACATTTAAAGAGCTTGAAAAAGAATTTTTTGAAATACATAGACCAACTTCACTTACAAAAAGATTCGCAGAAGTTGAAGAGACAGCAAATATGATCGTCTATGCAGCTAGCAGTTTATCTTCTACTACAAATGGTGCCATGTTAAGAGCTGACGGTGGAATTATTAATTCTGCATTTAATTAA
- the leuB gene encoding 3-isopropylmalate dehydrogenase, with product MKKYIISIIKGDGIGPEIVNEAIKVLNTVSKTCGFSLEYKEYLMGGIAIDKTGIPLPNKTVKGVLNSDACLLGAIGGEKWDNLPNELKPERGLLKFREEMDVYANLRPVLIYDELVNASTLKPEVIEGVDIMIVRELLGCIYFGQPRENDGTKAFNTMAYTKPEIIRIGKKAFELAMERDKRLCSVDKANVLEVSQLWRSTMEELSLDYPEVKLSHMYVDNAAMQLVRNPKQFDVIVTGNIFGDILSDTASMVVGSIGLLPSASIGNKIAVYEPIHGSAPDIAGMGIANPIATIESAGMMLRYSLGEIEAANKINYAIKKALKDGYRTKDLAAFDAKKVVSTSEMGDIISNNTK from the coding sequence ATGAAAAAATATATTATCTCTATTATTAAAGGTGATGGAATTGGTCCAGAAATTGTGAATGAAGCTATAAAAGTTCTAAATACTGTTTCTAAAACTTGTGGTTTTTCTTTAGAATATAAAGAGTATTTAATGGGAGGAATTGCAATTGATAAAACAGGTATTCCTTTACCTAATAAAACAGTAAAAGGAGTATTAAATTCAGATGCTTGTTTATTAGGCGCAATTGGTGGAGAGAAATGGGATAATTTACCAAATGAATTAAAGCCTGAACGTGGTCTTCTTAAATTTAGAGAAGAGATGGATGTTTATGCTAACTTACGACCTGTACTTATTTATGATGAATTAGTAAATGCTTCAACATTAAAGCCTGAAGTAATTGAAGGTGTTGACATTATGATTGTACGTGAACTTCTTGGATGTATTTATTTTGGACAACCAAGAGAAAATGATGGAACAAAAGCATTTAATACAATGGCTTACACTAAACCAGAGATTATAAGAATTGGTAAAAAAGCATTTGAATTAGCTATGGAAAGAGATAAAAGACTTTGCTCTGTTGATAAGGCAAATGTACTTGAGGTTTCTCAATTATGGAGAAGTACTATGGAAGAATTATCGTTAGACTATCCAGAAGTTAAACTCTCACATATGTACGTTGATAATGCTGCAATGCAACTTGTAAGAAATCCAAAACAGTTTGATGTAATAGTTACAGGAAATATATTTGGAGATATTCTATCTGATACTGCATCTATGGTTGTGGGTTCTATTGGACTTCTTCCCTCTGCTTCAATAGGTAATAAAATAGCTGTATATGAACCAATTCATGGATCAGCTCCTGATATTGCAGGGATGGGAATTGCCAACCCAATTGCAACTATTGAATCTGCTGGAATGATGTTGAGATATTCTCTTGGAGAAATTGAAGCTGCCAATAAAATAAATTATGCAATAAAAAAAGCCCTAAAAGACGGATACAGAACAAAAGATTTAGCAGCATTTGATGCTAAAAAAGTTGTTTCTACTTCAGAAATGGGCGATATTATTTCTAATAATACGAAATAA
- a CDS encoding NADH:flavin oxidoreductase/NADH oxidase: protein MLFKKNKIRDLELKNRVIMAPMCMYSAKEDGIVAPFHIEHYITRAVGGVGLIITEATAISPEGRISNKDLGIWNDKQVKEFKNLITRVHSYDAKIGIQIAHAGRKAEDCDEPLAPSQLKFSEKYKTPKKLSTQDIIDIRNEFLEAIKRSIEAGFDMIEIHAAHGYFINQMLSPFSNKRDDIYGGSFENRNRFLLEVVKEARKFYKGVVFVRLSAVDYEETGFTLDDCIKLCKELKKLDVDVIDVSTGGNSTNYTNAIYPGYQIEYAKAIKEKAEISTSAVGMINTYEMAKHTLIRGDTDYVLLGRELLRNPYWVVNNAKKYENIDFINKNYVRAY from the coding sequence ATGTTATTTAAGAAAAATAAAATTAGAGATTTAGAACTTAAAAATAGAGTTATTATGGCACCTATGTGTATGTATAGCGCTAAAGAAGATGGTATAGTTGCACCTTTTCATATTGAACATTATATTACAAGAGCTGTAGGTGGAGTAGGACTTATTATTACTGAAGCTACAGCAATTTCACCAGAGGGAAGAATAAGTAATAAGGATTTAGGTATTTGGAATGATAAACAGGTAAAAGAGTTTAAAAATTTAATTACTAGAGTTCACTCATATGATGCAAAAATTGGTATTCAAATTGCACATGCTGGGAGAAAAGCAGAAGATTGCGATGAACCTTTAGCTCCTAGCCAACTTAAGTTTAGTGAAAAATATAAAACACCTAAAAAACTTAGCACCCAAGATATTATTGATATTAGAAATGAGTTTTTAGAGGCTATTAAAAGATCAATAGAAGCAGGCTTTGATATGATAGAAATTCATGCTGCACACGGTTATTTTATTAACCAGATGTTATCACCTTTTTCAAATAAAAGAGATGATATTTATGGTGGTAGTTTTGAAAATAGAAATAGATTTTTACTTGAAGTAGTAAAGGAAGCTAGAAAGTTTTACAAAGGTGTTGTCTTTGTAAGGTTATCAGCTGTTGATTATGAAGAGACAGGATTCACTCTTGATGATTGTATTAAATTGTGTAAAGAATTAAAAAAACTTGATGTGGATGTAATTGATGTTAGTACTGGTGGAAATTCTACAAATTATACTAATGCAATTTATCCTGGATACCAAATAGAATATGCAAAAGCAATAAAAGAAAAAGCAGAAATTAGTACATCAGCTGTAGGTATGATAAATACTTATGAAATGGCTAAACATACATTAATTAGAGGTGATACGGATTATGTCCTTTTAGGAAGAGAATTATTAAGAAATCCATATTGGGTTGTTAATAATGCTAAGAAATATGAGAATATTGATTTTATAAATAAAAATTATGTTAGAGCTTATTGA